The proteins below are encoded in one region of Lentimicrobium sp. L6:
- a CDS encoding glycosyltransferase family 4 protein: MKIALCHFRVGETDGVSLEMDKWKKALEQLGHEVIFIAGSDKRGEAEIIPELHYQYAINNKIVQQAYGQTEYPWSEEKLRGRILMVAELIEQALLEIIRCRAIDVLIPNNILSLGWGLPAGIGFVNAIKKSKVKAICHHHDFYWERDLYAHPNHKMIEDMLKDYFPPVHPRIEHVCINSIAQGELKSRHGVEADVVPNVFDFDHDLMKVDDYNREMRREFGIQNSDIVLLQATRVVERKAIEIAIDYAAALEKKRDLLVNQKGYNGESFTEKSHIYLVLAGQSESPEYLKKLKLYALEKGVKIKDISSNVEPERSENTEEKKFSLWDVYTMADLVTYPSILEGWGNQFLEALVAKLPVAVYKYPVYQSDIEKYQFNVLSFGHQHQSDNNWVRVDEEKIEKAADESIKYLLDADYRTKQVEENYNTAKRELSIDGLQKMLAKIF, encoded by the coding sequence ATGAAAATAGCCTTATGTCATTTTAGAGTCGGTGAAACCGATGGTGTTTCCTTGGAGATGGACAAGTGGAAAAAAGCACTTGAACAGCTTGGGCATGAAGTCATTTTTATTGCCGGAAGCGATAAAAGGGGAGAGGCAGAGATTATTCCTGAGCTGCATTATCAATATGCTATTAATAACAAAATAGTGCAGCAAGCTTATGGCCAAACAGAGTATCCTTGGTCAGAAGAAAAACTTAGGGGCAGAATACTCATGGTGGCTGAACTCATTGAACAAGCTTTGCTAGAAATTATTCGATGCCGTGCCATAGATGTGTTGATACCTAATAATATTCTTTCCTTGGGTTGGGGATTGCCTGCGGGAATTGGTTTTGTCAATGCCATAAAGAAGTCTAAAGTGAAAGCCATATGTCATCACCACGATTTTTACTGGGAGAGAGATTTATATGCCCATCCTAATCATAAAATGATTGAAGACATGCTGAAGGATTATTTTCCTCCTGTGCATCCACGCATTGAGCATGTTTGTATCAATAGCATTGCGCAAGGCGAGTTAAAATCTAGACATGGAGTAGAAGCCGATGTAGTTCCCAATGTTTTCGATTTTGATCATGACTTGATGAAGGTGGATGATTATAACCGAGAGATGAGGAGGGAATTTGGAATTCAGAATTCCGATATTGTTTTGCTTCAAGCCACACGAGTGGTGGAGCGAAAAGCCATTGAAATAGCCATAGATTATGCAGCAGCTCTGGAGAAAAAACGAGACCTACTCGTCAACCAGAAAGGCTATAATGGGGAATCATTTACGGAGAAAAGTCATATATACTTAGTCCTAGCTGGTCAGTCAGAATCCCCAGAATATTTAAAGAAATTGAAGCTTTATGCTTTGGAAAAAGGCGTCAAGATAAAAGACATCAGTTCAAATGTTGAACCCGAGAGAAGTGAAAATACTGAGGAGAAGAAATTCTCCTTATGGGATGTTTATACCATGGCCGATTTGGTGACTTATCCAAGTATTTTGGAGGGTTGGGGAAACCAGTTTTTAGAAGCTTTGGTGGCCAAATTGCCTGTGGCTGTTTATAAATATCCCGTTTATCAATCAGATATCGAAAAGTATCAGTTCAATGTGCTTTCATTTGGGCATCAACATCAATCCGATAATAATTGGGTGCGTGTTGATGAAGAGAAAATAGAAAAAGCCGCAGATGAATCTATTAAATACCTTTTGGATGCTGATTATAGAACAAAACAAGTAGAAGAAAATTATAATACAGCAAAACGCGAACTGTCCATCGATGGTTTACAAAAGATGCTAGCAAAAATATTTTGA
- a CDS encoding dicarboxylate/amino acid:cation symporter yields MAKKKKLALHWKILIGMTIGIIYGLMANKSGWLDFTSDYIKPFGTIFINLLKLIAMPLILFSLISGIGNLKDISKLSSMGFKTITFYIFTTVVAITIGLVLVNLIDPGASFPQEDQAKYTQMYSSQVEAKQESAAVLEDESPLQFLVDLVPSNIFGAAADNSNMLQIIFFSIFIGIAIVILPENKTKPVRDFFNSMNLVILKVIDLIMEFAPIGVFALLGTIIVDMKGDIDLFKALGLYAVTVVLGLLILIFGFYPILVKFFTKVKLSQFYKGIAPAQLLAFSTSSSAATLPVTMECCEKNLKISNQVSSFVLPIGATINMDGTSLYQAVAAVFIASAFGMDLDFGQQLTIVLTATMASIGSAAVPGAGIVMLVIVLTAIGVPSEGIALIFAVDRPLDMLRTTVNVTGDSTIASIIHRFESGKIEA; encoded by the coding sequence ATGGCGAAGAAAAAGAAGTTGGCATTACATTGGAAAATCCTCATAGGGATGACTATTGGAATCATCTATGGCTTGATGGCAAACAAATCGGGTTGGTTAGATTTTACTAGCGACTATATAAAACCATTTGGCACCATCTTCATCAACCTTTTGAAGTTAATAGCCATGCCCCTCATCCTGTTCTCACTCATTAGTGGAATTGGAAACCTAAAAGATATATCCAAGCTCAGTAGTATGGGATTCAAAACCATCACCTTTTATATATTCACTACTGTGGTTGCTATTACTATTGGTTTGGTTTTGGTTAATCTTATCGATCCCGGAGCCAGTTTCCCTCAAGAAGATCAAGCCAAATACACTCAAATGTATAGCTCGCAAGTGGAAGCCAAACAAGAGAGTGCTGCTGTTTTAGAAGATGAATCTCCCTTGCAGTTTTTGGTGGATTTGGTACCTTCAAATATTTTTGGGGCTGCTGCCGATAATAGCAATATGCTACAAATCATCTTTTTCTCCATTTTTATTGGCATTGCCATTGTCATACTGCCTGAAAACAAAACCAAACCCGTTAGAGACTTTTTCAACAGCATGAATCTGGTGATTTTAAAAGTGATAGACCTCATTATGGAGTTCGCACCCATAGGTGTTTTTGCCCTTCTTGGAACTATTATTGTGGATATGAAAGGGGATATAGATCTCTTTAAAGCCCTTGGCCTATATGCTGTGACAGTGGTCTTAGGATTGCTCATTCTCATTTTCGGATTCTATCCCATTCTGGTAAAGTTTTTCACCAAAGTAAAACTTTCTCAATTTTATAAAGGAATTGCTCCAGCGCAACTTCTGGCCTTCTCCACCAGCTCGTCGGCTGCCACGCTACCAGTGACCATGGAATGTTGCGAGAAAAACTTAAAAATCTCTAACCAAGTGAGCAGTTTTGTCCTCCCCATTGGTGCCACCATCAATATGGATGGAACCAGCTTATACCAAGCTGTAGCCGCTGTTTTTATTGCTTCTGCCTTTGGTATGGACTTAGATTTTGGTCAACAATTAACCATAGTATTAACAGCTACCATGGCCAGTATTGGCTCTGCCGCTGTTCCGGGAGCTGGAATTGTGATGTTGGTGATTGTGCTTACCGCCATTGGCGTTCCCAGTGAAGGTATTGCTTTAATTTTTGCTGTCGACCGTCCGTTAGATATGCTCCGAACCACTGTAAATGTTACAGGAGACTCCACCATTGCCAGCATTATTCACAGGTTTGAAAGTGGGAAGATAGAGGCGTGA
- a CDS encoding TonB-dependent siderophore receptor produces MKKFTFLFMFLNLVFALNIYAQTTVTGTVTDEDGLSIPSVSVIVKNTLNGTISDMDGNFSLNVEKFPVTLVASFVGYESVEVDVTSTVPVKVILASGVGLEEVTITGSMTVRTENEAAMSMTSMKAKEIQMKAASGQADILRSIPGITAEGGGGEVATNVFVRGLPSGGQYVFNPLQYDGMPTISTFGLNSSAHDVYVRNDFGIRMLDFPRGGAAILYGAGSVAGLINYISKTGTETPENIIQFEAADQGRMKADFYSGGKLGGEGSKTYYALSGFYRYDEGPIKTGLPTQGFQLRGNVKQLFDHGSLVLSGQYIDDRVQFFLPLPLDGDSREFATGNDGEEVNTIQTVHASNISYQTPNGVYHTPIKDGVSTKGGYFMADYKQEFSSGLRLNTKLRYARYQHQFNLFLAGSGNPQSLTDFVTAIDPEATNIVGTNTGTTRTMPNSDKVLVNTLLDRNRPMTDLAGEMNLTQKWVTGELEHHVTLGGFFSRSEAEDQNIQSRYVSEFNSIPQLVDITYTSGGNDMVLSQNGVFNPGAAYANNFITANKMAGYLTDEMQIGRWRIDVGLRVEKISADVTREGNTTYQMSEDESLSSELQTVSWGNNAYLTGNGQDTDWAGVLAANYQLNENVNLYGNLTKGYFFPQPRGIQVSSDGTVGSYETEKIYQGEIGAKYANKKIKATIAGYYVDLNDRRDVRLIDDPNNPGTIIEDVSTKSTRSIGVEATWDYEFVKYLHFSGSLTYQNHEYDEHKSTPEYVGNKLARQPNFLSNLALDYFGEKFDAGVSMSHTGKKFTDDSNNVELDAINIFRLDAGYTMRLGDNGETLRLGAAVFNLTDSKGLTEGNPRDLSQSNSGVYFVGRPILPRRLFIRATFTF; encoded by the coding sequence ATGAAGAAATTTACTTTTTTATTCATGTTTCTTAACCTAGTTTTTGCATTAAATATATATGCACAGACTACTGTTACAGGAACAGTGACAGATGAAGATGGATTATCTATTCCTTCAGTATCTGTAATTGTTAAAAACACATTGAACGGAACCATTTCTGATATGGATGGTAATTTTAGCCTGAACGTGGAGAAGTTCCCCGTTACTTTAGTGGCCAGTTTCGTTGGTTACGAATCTGTTGAAGTCGATGTCACTTCTACGGTGCCTGTTAAGGTTATTTTAGCAAGTGGAGTTGGGCTTGAGGAGGTCACCATTACAGGTTCAATGACTGTCCGTACAGAAAATGAAGCAGCCATGTCTATGACATCCATGAAAGCAAAAGAAATTCAAATGAAGGCAGCCAGCGGACAAGCTGACATCCTTCGTTCGATTCCTGGAATTACCGCTGAAGGTGGAGGAGGTGAAGTAGCAACTAATGTATTTGTTCGTGGATTACCTTCTGGTGGACAATATGTATTTAATCCATTACAGTATGATGGAATGCCTACAATTAGTACTTTCGGATTGAACTCATCTGCACATGATGTTTATGTAAGAAACGATTTTGGTATTCGTATGTTAGACTTCCCTCGTGGTGGTGCTGCTATTCTTTATGGCGCAGGTTCTGTTGCTGGTTTAATCAACTATATTTCTAAAACAGGAACAGAAACTCCTGAAAACATTATTCAATTTGAAGCTGCCGATCAAGGTCGCATGAAAGCTGATTTCTATAGTGGTGGAAAATTAGGTGGTGAAGGTTCTAAAACTTATTACGCTCTTAGTGGATTCTATCGTTATGATGAAGGTCCTATCAAAACGGGTCTTCCAACACAAGGTTTTCAATTAAGAGGTAATGTTAAACAATTATTCGACCATGGTTCTTTAGTTTTATCTGGTCAATATATTGATGATAGAGTACAATTTTTCTTGCCCCTTCCATTAGATGGAGATAGTAGAGAATTTGCTACAGGTAACGATGGTGAAGAAGTGAATACTATCCAAACGGTGCATGCCAGCAATATTTCTTATCAAACTCCTAATGGAGTTTATCATACTCCAATAAAAGATGGTGTTTCTACCAAAGGTGGTTATTTTATGGCCGATTATAAACAAGAATTTTCTAGCGGTTTACGTTTAAACACTAAACTTCGTTATGCTCGCTATCAGCACCAGTTTAACCTATTCTTAGCGGGTTCTGGAAATCCTCAATCTTTAACTGATTTTGTAACAGCTATAGACCCTGAAGCTACAAATATTGTAGGAACAAATACAGGCACTACTAGAACAATGCCTAATTCTGACAAAGTTTTAGTGAATACTTTATTAGATCGTAATCGTCCGATGACTGATTTAGCTGGTGAAATGAACTTGACTCAAAAATGGGTTACTGGTGAATTAGAACACCACGTTACTTTAGGAGGTTTCTTCTCTCGCAGTGAAGCGGAAGACCAAAATATTCAATCAAGATATGTAAGTGAATTTAATTCTATTCCACAGTTGGTGGACATTACTTATACCTCAGGTGGAAACGATATGGTATTGAGCCAGAATGGTGTTTTTAATCCAGGTGCGGCATATGCTAATAACTTCATTACTGCCAATAAAATGGCCGGTTATTTAACGGACGAAATGCAAATTGGTCGTTGGAGAATTGACGTAGGTTTACGTGTAGAGAAAATTAGTGCTGATGTAACTAGAGAAGGTAATACAACTTACCAAATGAGCGAAGATGAGTCTCTTTCCTCTGAATTGCAGACTGTAAGTTGGGGAAATAATGCCTATTTAACTGGTAATGGTCAAGATACAGACTGGGCTGGCGTTTTAGCAGCTAACTATCAGTTAAATGAAAATGTAAATCTTTATGGTAACTTAACTAAGGGTTATTTCTTCCCTCAACCTCGTGGAATTCAGGTTTCATCTGACGGAACTGTCGGTTCTTACGAAACAGAGAAGATTTATCAAGGTGAAATTGGTGCTAAATATGCCAATAAGAAAATAAAAGCTACCATCGCTGGTTATTATGTTGATTTAAATGACAGAAGAGATGTGAGATTAATTGATGATCCAAATAACCCTGGAACAATTATAGAAGATGTAAGCACTAAGAGTACACGTAGTATAGGTGTTGAAGCTACTTGGGATTATGAATTCGTGAAGTATTTACACTTCAGTGGTAGTTTAACTTATCAAAACCACGAGTATGACGAGCATAAATCTACTCCAGAGTATGTTGGAAATAAATTAGCAAGACAACCTAACTTCTTATCAAATCTAGCTTTAGATTATTTTGGTGAAAAATTTGATGCTGGAGTTTCCATGAGCCACACAGGTAAAAAATTCACAGATGATAGTAATAATGTAGAATTAGATGCCATTAATATATTCAGACTTGACGCTGGTTACACCATGCGTTTAGGTGATAACGGAGAAACTTTGCGCCTTGGTGCAGCTGTATTTAACCTAACAGATTCTAAAGGACTTACAGAAGGTAATCCACGTGATTTATCACAATCAAATAGTGGTGTTTATTTTGTTGGTCGTCCAATATTGCCAAGAAGATTGTTCATTAGAGCAACATTTACATTCTAA
- a CDS encoding cold-shock protein produces the protein MKKGTVKFFNGSKGFGFIIDDETKKEFFVHATGLIDEIRENDEVEFELKEGKKGLNAVDVKVI, from the coding sequence ATGAAAAAAGGAACAGTAAAATTTTTTAATGGATCTAAAGGTTTTGGATTTATTATTGATGACGAGACAAAAAAAGAATTCTTTGTACACGCTACAGGATTAATCGACGAGATTCGTGAAAACGACGAAGTTGAGTTCGAACTTAAAGAAGGAAAAAAAGGACTTAATGCAGTGGATGTTAAAGTAATTTAA
- a CDS encoding LacI family DNA-binding transcriptional regulator, with amino-acid sequence MKRVTLKDLAKSLNTTIATVSRALHDHPEISDNMKNRVKEAAALYNYKPNTTALSLKFKKSYRFGVIFPRLTHYYLAQILSGMLSQATKAGYKMIIAESNYNPEKEMELIQEFYELDVDAILILPSRKLGSQKAKLEKLIRTDIPFVIIDRLIHFKKLKTPLISSNDDIGTKEGIVHLIDQGYKKIAHLRGLSSSTIATVRVDAYLDTLKAHHMEFHKNWLLTCKKFNQNEGEKLAKQLMEMDNRPDAIFCVSDNVALGVIRGLKKMGIRVPEDVGVLGFSNSDLAQVSSPSLSSIHQPGRKIGIRSIKMVLSNIDDKIDISEEHLIMKTRLVVRKSTMKKG; translated from the coding sequence ATGAAGCGCGTAACACTGAAAGACCTAGCAAAATCGCTAAATACAACAATAGCTACTGTTTCAAGGGCTTTACATGACCATCCTGAGATCAGTGACAACATGAAGAATAGGGTGAAGGAAGCAGCTGCACTTTATAACTACAAACCCAATACCACCGCGCTTTCTCTTAAATTTAAAAAGTCTTATAGGTTTGGAGTTATTTTCCCTCGGCTCACCCATTATTACTTGGCTCAAATATTAAGCGGTATGTTAAGCCAAGCTACCAAAGCTGGATATAAAATGATTATTGCGGAGAGTAATTATAATCCTGAAAAGGAAATGGAATTAATTCAAGAGTTTTACGAACTTGATGTGGATGCCATATTAATACTTCCCAGTAGAAAGCTAGGCTCTCAAAAAGCCAAACTCGAAAAACTCATAAGAACAGATATTCCCTTTGTTATCATAGACCGTCTAATCCATTTCAAGAAACTCAAAACACCACTTATCTCGTCCAACGATGATATAGGAACAAAAGAAGGTATTGTTCATTTAATAGACCAAGGTTATAAAAAGATTGCGCATTTAAGAGGCTTAAGCTCCTCTACTATTGCTACGGTAAGGGTTGATGCTTACTTAGATACTTTGAAAGCTCATCATATGGAATTTCATAAGAACTGGCTACTCACTTGCAAAAAGTTCAACCAAAATGAAGGAGAAAAATTAGCAAAACAACTCATGGAAATGGACAATAGACCTGATGCCATTTTCTGTGTGAGTGATAATGTAGCTTTAGGAGTCATTAGAGGATTAAAGAAAATGGGAATTAGAGTCCCTGAGGACGTTGGAGTTCTTGGCTTTAGCAATTCTGATCTTGCACAGGTGAGTTCACCTTCACTTTCATCCATACATCAACCAGGTAGAAAAATCGGTATTAGAAGTATAAAAATGGTTCTCTCGAATATTGATGATAAAATTGATATTTCTGAAGAACATTTAATTATGAAAACTCGATTGGTGGTGAGAAAGTCTACTATGAAGAAAGGCTAA
- a CDS encoding PQQ-binding-like beta-propeller repeat protein, whose product MRKLICLSLFLSFAFSISAQVSTQWRSTHRDGIFEEANLLKSWPEEGPTLLWYNDSLPTGYSSPVIGENFIYVTGLVDTLDYVLALNKVGQEQWRQPIGEAWTESFSDSRSTPTLIDDRLYVQSGYCWVACFDAISGENIWRINVFDKFEGRTGQWGYSESLLVVDEKVLVSVGGMKTNMVALDKNTGETIWQTESLQDTAAYASPILIEENGMKIAVNVLSNDVFAVNIDDGEILFKHNYSWIDDEDAYALWNSAGASRINTNNPVYKDHQLYITSGYNHVGAKFQLSDDFRKIDLMWTDSILDVHFGGVVLIDGYIYGSNWINNANGDWCCINWETGEASYSQKWNNKGNIIYADGLLYIYEEKRGHIGILEPNPEKFEVISSFRIPHGKGPHWGHPVIKDKVLYVRHGQALMAFDIADKK is encoded by the coding sequence ATGAGAAAACTAATCTGCCTTTCTTTATTCTTATCCTTTGCCTTTTCTATTTCTGCTCAAGTGAGCACCCAATGGCGCAGCACCCATAGAGACGGAATCTTTGAGGAGGCTAATCTCTTAAAATCATGGCCAGAGGAAGGCCCAACATTATTGTGGTATAACGATTCTTTACCCACGGGATATTCTTCCCCAGTAATTGGAGAAAATTTTATTTATGTAACAGGTTTGGTAGATACCTTAGATTATGTTTTAGCCCTTAATAAAGTTGGGCAAGAACAATGGAGACAGCCCATTGGTGAGGCTTGGACAGAGTCCTTCTCTGACAGTCGCAGTACTCCGACGCTTATTGATGATAGACTTTATGTGCAAAGTGGATATTGTTGGGTAGCTTGTTTTGATGCCATTAGCGGAGAGAATATCTGGAGAATTAATGTCTTTGACAAGTTTGAAGGCAGAACAGGCCAATGGGGATATTCTGAGTCCTTATTGGTAGTAGACGAGAAAGTCTTAGTTAGTGTAGGAGGTATGAAAACCAATATGGTGGCTTTGGATAAAAACACTGGAGAAACCATATGGCAAACTGAAAGCTTACAAGATACAGCAGCCTACGCCTCTCCTATTCTAATTGAAGAAAACGGGATGAAAATCGCCGTTAATGTCCTTTCTAATGATGTTTTTGCAGTAAATATTGATGATGGTGAAATCCTATTCAAGCATAATTACTCATGGATAGATGATGAAGATGCCTACGCCTTATGGAACAGTGCTGGAGCCAGTAGAATCAATACCAATAATCCTGTTTACAAAGACCATCAGCTATATATCACCAGTGGATATAACCATGTGGGTGCTAAATTCCAACTCTCAGATGACTTTAGAAAAATAGACTTGATGTGGACCGACTCCATTCTTGATGTGCACTTTGGGGGTGTGGTTCTCATTGACGGATATATTTATGGATCCAACTGGATAAACAATGCCAATGGTGACTGGTGCTGCATCAACTGGGAAACTGGAGAAGCCTCTTATTCTCAAAAATGGAACAATAAAGGAAATATCATTTACGCCGATGGCCTCCTATATATTTATGAAGAAAAACGTGGACATATTGGAATTTTAGAACCAAACCCAGAGAAGTTTGAAGTCATAAGTTCATTTAGGATTCCACATGGCAAAGGCCCACATTGGGGACATCCTGTTATCAAGGATAAGGTACTATATGTTCGACATGGTCAAGCTTTAATGGCCTTCGATATAGCTGATAAGAAATAG
- a CDS encoding S9 family peptidase has translation MSRKFIIRAIAVLMLYIAATSYIFQNEDSFFFNHDQLEQNYIYDFKNNFQEMEININPEVSLHALWFKQEKAKGLLLYFPNGDYQSENFDIQSIYYYQMGFDVLIPEYRGNGKSTSYYQSEEDMYKDAQQWYKMAHSLADSSSLIIAGRDFGSGMAAYIGGEFPAELVILENPYYSWNALMLRKYFWMLPHSYLTQFKIPLWEFVRKSTNKTLLIHASESSFTDIENSHRLLQFLKSGDDLIELKGENIDYNHPDFQKIMEKI, from the coding sequence TTGAGTAGAAAATTTATCATCAGAGCCATTGCAGTTTTAATGCTTTATATAGCTGCAACTAGTTATATTTTTCAAAACGAAGATTCCTTCTTTTTTAATCATGACCAACTAGAACAAAACTATATTTACGATTTTAAAAACAATTTTCAGGAAATGGAAATCAATATTAACCCAGAAGTAAGTTTACATGCTTTATGGTTCAAGCAAGAAAAAGCCAAAGGATTGCTTCTGTATTTCCCAAATGGAGATTATCAATCGGAGAATTTTGATATTCAATCAATTTATTACTATCAAATGGGGTTTGATGTCCTCATTCCGGAGTATAGAGGGAATGGAAAATCCACTTCTTATTACCAATCGGAGGAGGATATGTATAAAGATGCGCAGCAATGGTATAAAATGGCTCATAGCTTGGCAGATTCCAGTAGCTTAATTATTGCTGGACGAGATTTTGGGAGCGGAATGGCAGCCTATATAGGAGGTGAGTTTCCTGCAGAACTCGTTATACTCGAAAACCCATATTACTCTTGGAATGCGCTCATGCTCAGAAAATACTTCTGGATGCTTCCCCACTCCTACCTCACTCAATTTAAGATTCCCCTATGGGAGTTTGTGAGAAAATCTACTAATAAAACCCTCCTCATACATGCCTCTGAGTCTAGTTTTACAGATATAGAAAACAGTCATCGTCTCTTACAATTCCTAAAATCTGGCGATGATTTAATTGAATTAAAAGGGGAAAACATAGACTATAATCATCCTGATTTTCAAAAAATCATGGAAAAAATTTAA
- a CDS encoding sodium/solute symporter (Members of the Solute:Sodium Symporter (SSS), TC 2.A.21 as described in tcdb.org, catalyze solute:Na+ symport. Known solutes for members of the family include sugars, amino acids, nucleosides, inositols, vitamins, urea or anions, depending on the system.) translates to MNWLDYVIILVYFAGFLGMGYFFKENKNSTDYFLGGKSLGWLPLSLSTMATQLSAISFVSAPAFVALKAGGGMKWLTFEFSVPLAMFFLMVVLVPPLFRSGVVSIYEFVERRFDASTRMILSVVFQISRALSTGVMVYTIAIILQAVLDIDFIYTIPLISIVTIIYSWQGGMKAVVWGDAIQMVILFGGLVIALVYGYFLMADSGGSLSSVDPERLQVINNNFGFGDGEYGIWPMIIGGFFLYASYYGTDQTQAQRLLSAKDEKTIRQLLFANGVLRFPVVLIYCSLGLVLGGFILVAPEFVDQLAVVTQRYFPAEYASSGIKPDLMVPVFIVNYLPHGLIGILMVGILSAAMSSLSSTVNSLSAVTVEDFFNRGKKKLSGVKYMMVSKGAVVFWGAVCIASAFLLGGSESSVIEIINAIGSVFYGPVLATFLLAIYSKKVNKYGMNAGIILSVLINLVFSKTMQQIFGFDPGIDIFWIWLNFTGFAMCVIIAYVVSYIRKDPNNKTSQVNYKIRKEDFFSKEGIMLIVFFMVIFVFSLFVPQIFG, encoded by the coding sequence ATGAATTGGCTAGACTATGTTATCATACTAGTGTATTTTGCAGGATTCCTAGGAATGGGTTATTTCTTTAAGGAGAATAAAAACTCCACTGATTATTTTTTAGGAGGGAAAAGCTTGGGCTGGTTGCCTTTGAGCTTGTCAACTATGGCTACTCAATTGTCTGCCATTAGCTTTGTTTCTGCACCCGCCTTTGTGGCTTTAAAAGCTGGAGGAGGAATGAAATGGTTAACCTTTGAGTTTTCCGTTCCATTGGCCATGTTCTTTTTAATGGTCGTACTTGTTCCGCCTTTGTTCCGTTCTGGTGTAGTGAGTATTTATGAGTTTGTGGAGCGTAGATTTGATGCTTCAACTCGAATGATTTTAAGTGTAGTTTTTCAGATATCTAGAGCTTTAAGTACTGGAGTTATGGTCTATACCATTGCCATCATACTACAAGCAGTATTGGATATCGATTTCATTTATACCATTCCGCTCATTAGTATTGTTACCATTATTTATTCATGGCAAGGGGGTATGAAAGCTGTGGTTTGGGGCGACGCCATCCAAATGGTGATTCTTTTCGGAGGACTAGTCATTGCCTTAGTTTATGGTTACTTCCTAATGGCAGATAGTGGTGGATCTTTATCAAGTGTAGATCCTGAAAGGTTACAAGTTATCAATAATAACTTCGGTTTTGGAGATGGTGAATATGGTATTTGGCCCATGATTATTGGAGGATTCTTTCTCTATGCCTCTTATTATGGTACCGACCAAACTCAAGCCCAAAGACTTTTATCTGCTAAAGATGAAAAAACAATTCGTCAGCTATTATTTGCAAATGGAGTACTAAGATTCCCAGTGGTTTTAATTTATTGTAGTTTAGGATTGGTACTTGGCGGTTTTATTTTAGTGGCACCAGAATTTGTGGATCAATTAGCTGTAGTTACACAAAGATATTTCCCAGCAGAGTATGCGTCTTCTGGAATTAAACCTGACTTAATGGTTCCTGTTTTTATCGTTAATTATTTACCTCATGGTTTAATAGGTATTTTAATGGTGGGGATTTTATCAGCAGCCATGTCTTCTTTAAGTTCTACCGTAAACTCTTTATCAGCAGTTACCGTGGAAGATTTCTTTAACAGAGGGAAAAAGAAACTTTCTGGAGTGAAATATATGATGGTTTCAAAAGGTGCTGTAGTCTTCTGGGGAGCGGTTTGTATTGCCAGTGCTTTTTTATTAGGAGGAAGTGAGAGCTCAGTAATTGAAATTATAAATGCTATTGGTTCTGTATTTTATGGACCTGTTTTAGCCACCTTCTTATTGGCTATTTATTCCAAGAAAGTGAATAAGTATGGAATGAATGCAGGTATTATTCTTTCCGTACTGATTAATCTGGTTTTTTCTAAAACCATGCAGCAAATTTTCGGTTTCGATCCAGGAATCGATATCTTTTGGATTTGGTTGAATTTTACCGGATTTGCTATGTGTGTGATTATAGCTTATGTAGTAAGTTATATCAGGAAAGACCCCAATAACAAAACCTCACAAGTTAATTATAAAATTAGAAAAGAAGATTTTTTCTCCAAAGAAGGAATCATGCTTATCGTATTCTTTATGGTGATTTTCGTCTTTAGTTTATTCGTACCGCAAATATTTGGATAA